From a region of the Osmia lignaria lignaria isolate PbOS001 chromosome 10, iyOsmLign1, whole genome shotgun sequence genome:
- the Incenp gene encoding inner centromere protein has protein sequence METQSRDTIKAMITKDFSDINNRYMEVKVFIKDSLKDTLDYLHDIIAQIPNSVSGPLITKTPKVLRKKAKQRIETIPENDVVDLTNMSSDCTAVHVTVENNDITTKSVNETMPVRLKREASKKAADNIKKQQSLSLNTKLRRPLSDHEASNLDVKKKKRESQTKRKISTRSSSDEESSKGPRKLTKMEETIVIKKVPEKISDSHIEKQSSLKANGRTSKKSSTATRSSSRKRTFSQTQDQNSNKQSNIIDDTIIAPETNEIDEPSMYEDAIGKPLPIMNSTMNFNSTYTMQKMMCATVILEPLSAIKLNETVTVNKKKNTNIDGKMIQPNGEFKSPRLSSKLESTFSVTLQDRMVQLKEAIANKEFDELLTEDESSPEIKKRRQNAKIQENTKRQKRVTRSTVSSEDEILSTPAKPTLKELNTGSTFQEVKNMYKSNALFSPYAKESVKKRVEAFEQVGMNSPKPAIDIDAPTRMTRTKTRAQAAAQAEMLEISKAAEKTVAQKLARKSIAKAKKISLAKQYKDTDKENKIQAKQKVLSEKVKQKQQKTTPLTKTKIQLPSSVTRIPHTPLNNYSNINHGKALSDARTNIITSMDSFLQPPKSVNKCNSTGKVEGKKRKLNDDDAKKKREEVLRLVTEERKRKRQEKELKNKLAREAKEKQDMEKRQRAEREREEKARLAQQMLEKQREEIEKKRLAQLQRAMEKEEKRKQEEQIRLQRLQEQEEAERILAEQRRREQEAEKRKEAEARAQQQTAAEAIKTKIHIHGTQTKYGSKHHGPTNYILDSEPDEDESDDESRPKHVIPYWAHPQVRKSQLAMQRYIPEGAVYKFFGSRKCTPDLTKLFQGIDKSRLKRTSSAIWQTPPRFSMIGSEML, from the exons ATGGAGACACAATCAAGAGACACAATTAAAGCAATGATTACTAAGGATTTTTCAGATATTAATAACAGATATATGGAAGTTAAAGTATTTATTAAGGACAGTTTGAAAGATACTTTGGATTATCTTCATGATATAATTGCTCAAATACCGAACTCAGTATCTGGTCCTTTGATTACAAAAACTCCAAAAGTTTTAAGGAAAAAGGCAAAGCAACGTATTGAAACCATTCCAGAAAATGATGTTGTCGATCTTACTAACATGTCTTCAGATTGCACTGCAGTGCATGTAACGGTAGAAAATAATGATATAACAACAAAATCTGTAAATGAAACAATGCCTGTTCGACTAAAAAGAGAAGCTTCAAAAAAAGCAGCAGACAATATTAAAAAACAGCAATCTCTATCTCTTAATACAAAATTACGAAGACCATTGTCTGACCATGAAGCTAGTAATCTTGATGTAAAAAAA AAAAAACGTGAAAGCCAAACCAAAAGAAAGATATCTACCAGAAGTAGTTCAGACGAGGAAAGCAGTAAAGGACCTAGAAAGCTTACTAAGATGGAAGAAactattgtaattaaaaaagttcCAGAAAAAATATCAGATTCACATATAGAGAAACAGTCTTCTCTAAAAGCGAATGGTAGAACATCAAAAAAATCTTCAACAGCAACAAGAAGTAGTAGTAGAAAGAGAACTTTCTCCCAGACTCAAGATCAAAATAGTAATAAACAATCTAATATTATTGATGATACAATTATTGCACCTGAAACAAATGAGATTGACGAACCTTCAATGTATGAGGATGCGATTGGAAAACCTTTGCCTATAATGAATTCTACAATGAATTTCAATTCCACCTATACTATGCAAAAGATGATGTGTGCAACGGTAATTTTGGAACCTTTATCTGCAATAAAACTAAATGAAACCGTAACagttaataaaaagaagaatacaAATATAGATGGGAAAATGATTCAACCAAATGGTGAATTCAAATCACCTAGATTGTCGTCTAAGCTTGAATCAACTTTCTCGGTAACCCTGCAGGACAGGATGGTACAGTTAAAAGAAGCTATAGCAAACAAGGAATTTGATGAGTTACTCACAGAAGACGAATCATCtcctgaaataaaaaaaaggcgACAAAATGCTAAAATACAGGAAAATACAAAACGACAAAAAAGAGTAACAAGATCTACCGTTTCAAGTGAAGATGAGATTCTTAGTACCCCTGCGAAACCAACATTAAAAGAGTTGAATACAGGCTCAACATTCCAGGAagtgaaaaatatgtataaatcaAATGCTTTATTTAGTCCATATGCCAAGGAATCTGTTAAAAAAAGAGTCGAAGCATTTGAGCAAGTTGGTATGAACAGTCCAAAACCTGCTATTGATATTGATGCCCCGACTAGAATGACTAGAACCAAAACACGAGCCCAGGCTGCTGCACAAGCAGAAATGTTAGAAATTTCAAAAGCTGCAGAAAAAACAGTCGCTCAAAAATTAGCACGAAAGTCGATTGCGAAAGctaagaaaatttcattagcaAAACAATACAAGGATACCGATAAAGAG AACAAGATTCAAGCAAAGCAGAAAGTTCTTTCGGAAAAAGTGAAACAAAAACAACAGAAAACAACTCCATTGACTAAAACAAAGATTCAGTTACCATCGTCTGTTACTCGTATTCCACATACTCCATTAAACAATTATTCTAACATAAAT CATGGAAAGGCTTTAAGCGACGCACGTACTAACATTATTACGTCAATGGACTCTTTCCTTCAACCTCCGAAAtctgttaataaatgtaattcGACTGGCAAAGTAGaaggtaaaaaaagaaaattgaacgatGACGATGCAAAGAAAAAACGTGAAGAAGTACTAAGACTTGTAACAGAAGAAAGGAAAAG GAAGAgacaagaaaaagaattaaaaaataaattggcaAGGGAAGCAAAAGAGAAACAGGATATGGAGAAACGTCAGAGGGCtgaaagggaaagagaagaaaaagcacGGTTGGCCCAACAAATGCTAGAGAAACAGCgtgaagaaatagaaaagaaacgtCTAGCTCAATTACAACGAGCTATG gaaaaggaagaaaaaagaaaacaagaggAACAAATACGTTTGCAACGTTTACAAGAACAAGAAGAGGCAGAACGTATATTAGCTGAGCAAAGGCGTCGCGAACAAGAAGCtgaaaaacgaaaagaagcCGAAGCAAGAGCTCAGCAACAAACTGCAGCCGAAGCGATAAAAACTAAAATTCATATACATGGGACACAG ACAAAATATGGAAGCAAACATCACGGTCCGACAAATTACATTTTGGATAGTGAACCTGATGAGGATGAATCGGATGACGAATCCAGACCGAAGCATGTAATTCCATATTGGGCACACc CTCAAGTACGCAAATCTCAACTTGCGATGCAACGATACATTCCGGAAGGAGCAGTTTATAAATTTTTCGGCAGTAGGAAATGTACGCCAGACTTGACGAAATTGTTCCAAGGTATAGATAAAAGTAGATTAAAACGTACATCTAGTGCAATCTGGCAAACGCCACCGCGTTTTTCCATGATAGGGTCCGAAATGTTATAG
- the WDY gene encoding WD repeat-containing protein WDY isoform X4, with product MYRRTFNSFARSIFENEEMNSTQLFGAFENILHIRMPKDEFEVLFKKMNLKRDGNVSWNEFISYLLVEFQKKDNALQWKILKLPITGIPQLLKSRHRTLIHKIVFCPELLSNRTASFHRGSYLTITREGIINYWSLDLEYERTVQSVNPYLKVQSTLITDMIVMPDVQVVCTSSTEYDLRFYDTAAKKFDLRILISGLDYAITCMDYYFSKNVKEDSHIVCGDMSGSIKIISFNPTERGPFKQEPQCHTLFIRYESILKDEVKGMKIIEFKNMHTDWVKQVAYYESLRSFMSSSRCCSCSLLVSDLTGSRIQYKFKVNMGISCFTFCEESQSLVTGGPDCIVRIWNPFVTKRPNCKFQGHHTTICALVVQNSGKRVYSLSKDKCIKVWDVLAQSCIQTYNGLPSELGGHTLMSVVYNTLNHKMIVASTMIAIIICDPVINEETSDGFTHTKPVSCVLYNHLYKVVVTTGLDSCIIVWDPWLGNRLYLVTHAHSRFLYGQHHDIEITAACFDESEQLLVTGTRDGTLKIWNFNTGTCLRNMTVENQCEITSLAWVENRILCSGWNRQVVEFATSDTDIYKKSWGLKHTDDILCSAVWYPQVLATATYNGEIILWRLETGQPYRKYKVDDPMSRFSIRYEMTEKMIELNKLQQFRTEKFAHKKSKSHAASKHQESALSIIGTVAVRAMIFLCARSVEYNIGTLLVSLDSGLIQTWTHHPAGGFLQAFSVIHTLGDCALSLATDPKNHFLVTGHSAGYIKVWYLENYLVPHPPKICMPLLRLEFPFLWKSKINGRAKRAVRNQPLPLLLSSIHGHLKAITSIQIIPDARIIISGSADHTVRLWTLGGRYISTFGTFRPWSPILPTIPVYHYFEYYRLPPDVKRFGSSTTMKVLGGDAEKTISEYKDDTTDILKHIPERKQTTIDGRKLTISVIDRSLLMIFQDYPVLDTSLPYIPIYTHLKLRPLEIIQMPRL from the exons aaacttcCAATAACAGGCATTCCTCAACTTTTGAAGTCACGACATCGTACACTCATTCATAAAATTGTCTTTTGTCCTGAACTTTTATCT AATAGAACTGCTAGTTTTCACAGAGGATCTTACTTAACAATTACTAGAGAAGGAATCATAAATTACTGGTCGTTGGATTTAGAATATGAACGTACTGTGCAATCTGTAAATC CATATTTAAAAGTACAGTCAACTTTAATAACTGATATGATAGTAATGCCTGATGTACAAGTAGTATGTACAAGCTCTACTGAATATGATTTAAGATTCTATGATACTGCAGCTAAAAAATTTGATCTTAGAATTTTG ATATCAGGCCTAGATTATGCAATCACATGCATGGATTACTATTTTAGCAAAAATGTCAAAGAAGATTCTCATATTGTATGCGGAGACATGAGTGGATCTATTAAAATTATCTCTTTTAATCCTACAGAGAGAGGTCCATTCAAACAAGAGCCTCAATGTCATACATTATTTATTCGTTATGAATCTATTCTAAAG GATGAAGTAAAAGGAATGAAGATTATAGAATTTAAGAATATGCATACAGATTGGGTAAAACAAGTAGCTTATTATGAGAGTCTAAGATCATTTATGTCCAGCAGTAGATGTTGTAGTTGTTCTCTTTTAGTCAGTGATCTTACAGGATCAAGAattcaatataaatttaaagttaACATGGGCATATCTTGTTTTACTTTTTGTGAAG aaagtCAGTCATTAGTAACTGGTGGACCAGATTGTATAGTTAGAATTTGGAATCCTTTTGTAACAAAGAGACCAAATTGCAAATTTCAAGGACATCATACAACTATTTGTGCTTTAGTAGTTCAGAATTCTGGTAAACGTGTATATTCTCTTTCAAAAGATAAATGCATCAAAGTATGGGATGTACTAGCTCAATCTTGTATTCAG ACATATAATGGTCTTCCCAGTGAATTAGGTGGACATACTCTGATGTCTGTAGTTTATAATACATTAAATCATAAAATGATTGTTGCTAGCACGATGATCGCAATCATCATTTGTGACCCTGTAATAAATGAAGAAACATCTGATGGTTTTACACACACAAAACCTGTTAGCTGCGTTTTGTACAATCATCTGTATAAAGTG GTAGTTACTACTGGATTAGATTCTTGTATAATAGTTTGGGATCCATGGCTTGGAAATCGCTTATATTTAGTAACACATGCCCATAGTAGATTCTTGTATGGTCAGCACCATGATATTGAAATTACTGCTGCTTGCTTTGACGAGTCAGAACAATTATTAGTAACAGGTACACGTGATGGAACACTGAAGATATGGAATTTTAATACTGGTACTTGTTTACGAAATATGACAGTCGAAAATCAATG tGAAATAACAAGTTTGGCTTGGGTGGAAAATCGAATTTTATGTAGCGGATGGAACCGTCAAGTTGTAGAATTTGCAACTTCTGATAcagatatatataaaaaaagttgGGGGCTAAAACATACTGATGACATTCTTTGTTCAGCCGTTTGGTATCCTCAAGTGTTAGCTACAGCTACTTATAACGGAGAAATAATTCTTTGGAGACTAGAAACAGGTCAACCGTATAGAAAATACAAAGTAGATGATCCAATGTCAAG ATTTAGTATAAGATATGAAATGACTGAAAAAATGATTGAATTAAACAAACTACAACAATTTAGAACAGAAAAATTTGCTCATAAAAAAAG TAAATCTCATGCGGCTTCAAAACATCAAGAATCAGCATTAAGCATTATAGGAACTGTTGCGGTTCGAGCTATGATATTCTTGTGTGCACGGTCAGTTGAGTATAATATTGGAACACTATTAGTTTCTCTTGATTCTGGTTTGATACAGACATGGACTCACCACCCTGCTGGTGGATTTTTACAAGCATTTTCAGTTATTCATACCTTAGGTGATTGTGCGCTATCATTAGCAACTGATcctaaaaatcattttcttgtaacag GGCACAGTGCTGGATATATTAAAGTTTggtatcttgaaaattatttggtGCCACATCCTCCCAAAATATGTATGCCTCTTTTACGATTAGAATTTCCGTTTTTatggaaaagtaaaattaatggAAGGGCAAAAAGGGCAGTACGAAATCAACCTCTACCACTTTTACTTTCTTCTATACATGGTCACTTAAAAGCTATTACATCTATTCAAATAATCCCAGATGCACGTATTATTATTAG TGGAAGTGCAGACCATACAGTACGTTTATGGACACTAGGTGGACGTTATATTTCAACCTTTGGAACTTTCAGACCATGGTCACCTATTTTGCCCACAATACCGGTATATCACTATTTCGAATATTACAGACTTCCACCAGATGTTAAAAGATTCGGCAGTTCTACTACTATGAAA GTTCTCGGTGGAGATGCCGAAAAAACAATATCCGAATATAAAGATGATACAACTGACATTTTGAAACATATTCCTGAACGAAAGCAAACTACAATAGATGGAAGAAAACTTACTATTTCTGTTATTGATAGATCACTATTAATGATCTTCCAGGATTATCCAGTTTTGGATACTTCTTTGccatat ATACCTATATACACGCATTTAAAACTAAGACCTCTGGAAATTATTCAAATGCCAAGATTATAG